Proteins co-encoded in one Nonlabens agnitus genomic window:
- a CDS encoding oligosaccharide flippase family protein produces MTAIILKLKRTLTPQQIFMASAFVVNVGNYAYNLLLGRFLGPRAFADAVILITLLLVLSFVAMTFQLTVAKYMVELHSRNQNSFIQQAYKYALMFGLVLGAAVVIFAPELQSLFQTESSLMFTIFGAAVPLYFIMSVNRGKLQGDQSFVELSITYQFEMFWRLGLTFILLSILPVSPAIIVSIAIGVSFIAGLFPFKKVRRASFLKVDLSAAEKKSILRFFLLTAFYELTQIVCNNSDILMVKHYFDSYDAGLYSSLALIGRVVYFVTWMFVMLLLPAVIDLRKRGEDPIPVLKKYVGYITALSAMIVSFTFIVPEFAVTLLFGEQYLSIAPLLGWYALATSFFAISNIFAYYFLSLDKYKPVIIAGIFGLVQVYAISLFHDSLFQVTIAQVLVMSGLLVIQLGYFMMHQKYAKSANRLESTIRLH; encoded by the coding sequence ATGACTGCCATCATCCTCAAACTCAAAAGAACATTAACACCACAGCAAATCTTCATGGCGAGTGCCTTTGTCGTGAATGTTGGGAATTATGCCTACAACCTGTTGCTGGGTAGATTCTTGGGACCACGCGCCTTTGCAGATGCCGTGATTCTTATCACCTTACTGCTGGTGCTGTCCTTTGTGGCCATGACCTTCCAGCTTACCGTCGCAAAGTATATGGTAGAACTGCACAGCAGGAACCAAAACAGCTTTATCCAGCAGGCCTACAAGTATGCGCTTATGTTCGGACTGGTGCTGGGTGCTGCGGTCGTGATTTTTGCTCCAGAATTGCAGAGCCTTTTTCAAACCGAATCCAGTTTGATGTTTACCATTTTTGGTGCGGCCGTGCCGCTCTATTTTATTATGAGCGTGAATCGTGGGAAGCTGCAGGGCGATCAATCCTTTGTGGAATTGTCTATTACCTATCAGTTTGAGATGTTCTGGCGACTGGGATTAACGTTTATACTTCTTTCCATTCTTCCTGTTAGTCCAGCGATTATCGTTTCCATTGCCATAGGTGTTTCATTTATTGCAGGTTTGTTTCCATTCAAGAAGGTGCGTCGTGCTTCCTTTTTAAAAGTGGATCTGTCTGCAGCAGAGAAGAAAAGTATTCTTAGATTCTTCCTGCTCACAGCCTTTTATGAGCTCACGCAAATTGTCTGTAACAATAGCGATATCTTGATGGTAAAACATTATTTTGATTCCTATGATGCAGGTTTGTATTCTTCACTGGCGTTAATTGGTCGCGTGGTGTATTTCGTTACCTGGATGTTTGTGATGCTCTTGCTGCCAGCGGTCATCGATTTGCGCAAACGCGGTGAAGATCCCATTCCCGTTTTGAAAAAATATGTAGGTTACATCACGGCCTTGTCTGCCATGATTGTGAGCTTCACGTTTATCGTTCCTGAATTTGCGGTGACCCTATTATTTGGCGAGCAGTATTTGAGTATCGCGCCCTTGCTGGGCTGGTATGCACTTGCGACTTCCTTTTTTGCCATCTCCAACATCTTTGCCTACTATTTCCTTTCCCTAGATAAATACAAGCCGGTGATCATTGCGGGCATTTTTGGACTGGTACAGGTCTATGCCATCAGCCTATTTCATGATTCCTTATTTCAAGTGACCATTGCTCAAGTGCTCGTCATGTCTGGTTTGCTGGTGATACAGTTGGGCTATTTTATGATGCACCAGAAGTATGCGAAAAGTGCTAATCGGCTGGAATCTACCATTCGTCTACACTAG
- a CDS encoding glycosyltransferase, whose amino-acid sequence MKLAIVTAYPPSKVTLNEYAYHLVKHFRQQEEVTELVLLTDTTPEAADLAFEEDGCKITVKQCWKFNGIFNVLSISKAVKATQPDAVLYNLQFMKFGDKKIPAALGLFSPWVTKLMKVKTIVLLHNIMEAVDLSSAGFTENKWKSKFFNFIGETLTRVVLQADQVAVTIQKYVDILEEKYAADNCILIPHGTFEIPAEPDYSLPEGPMKIMTFGKFGTYKKVEVMIEAVEKVRKSTGRDLEIVIAGTDNPNVPGYLESMKKKYSHVPQLTFTSYVEEEEVPVIFRESAMVVFPYTSTTGSSGVLHQAGSYGKAVVMPDLGDLSTLMEDEGYMAELFLPSNVDSLALSIKRFVLDTEYRNHVAKVNYEAATAMPMSVITKMYIDAFKSQPATVDADFPVAA is encoded by the coding sequence ATGAAACTCGCAATAGTTACCGCTTATCCACCTAGTAAAGTTACCTTAAATGAATATGCGTATCATTTGGTAAAGCATTTCCGCCAGCAAGAAGAAGTCACCGAACTCGTATTGCTTACTGACACCACTCCAGAAGCTGCAGATCTTGCTTTTGAAGAAGATGGATGCAAGATTACGGTCAAGCAATGCTGGAAATTCAACGGTATATTTAATGTGCTTTCCATCTCCAAGGCCGTTAAAGCTACCCAACCTGATGCTGTTTTATACAATCTGCAATTCATGAAATTTGGGGATAAAAAGATTCCAGCTGCATTAGGCTTGTTTTCTCCATGGGTAACTAAACTAATGAAAGTAAAAACCATCGTGCTGCTTCACAACATAATGGAAGCCGTAGACTTGAGCAGTGCAGGTTTTACCGAAAACAAATGGAAGTCCAAATTTTTTAACTTCATAGGCGAAACGCTCACTAGAGTAGTGCTGCAAGCAGATCAAGTAGCTGTAACGATACAAAAGTATGTGGACATATTGGAAGAGAAATATGCGGCAGACAATTGTATCTTAATACCTCATGGTACGTTTGAAATCCCAGCAGAACCGGATTATAGTTTGCCAGAAGGCCCTATGAAGATCATGACTTTTGGAAAATTTGGTACCTACAAGAAAGTAGAAGTGATGATTGAAGCAGTAGAAAAAGTACGTAAATCTACAGGCCGTGATTTAGAAATTGTGATTGCTGGAACTGATAATCCTAATGTTCCTGGATATCTAGAAAGCATGAAGAAGAAATACAGCCACGTACCACAATTGACTTTTACCAGTTATGTGGAAGAAGAAGAGGTTCCCGTGATCTTTAGAGAAAGTGCCATGGTGGTGTTTCCCTATACATCTACCACAGGAAGTTCTGGAGTATTGCACCAGGCAGGAAGTTATGGCAAGGCAGTCGTCATGCCAGATTTAGGTGACCTAAGCACACTCATGGAAGATGAAGGCTATATGGCAGAATTGTTTTTACCATCCAATGTGGACTCTCTAGCCCTATCCATCAAGAGATTTGTACTTGATACAGAATATAGAAATCACGTTGCCAAGGTGAATTATGAAGCAGCCACCGCAATGCCTATGTCGGTCATTACTAAAATGTATATCGATGCTTTTAAAAGTCAACCTGCAACAGTAGATGCTGATTTCCCAGTAGCTGCTTAA
- a CDS encoding glycoside hydrolase family 2 TIM barrel-domain containing protein, translating to MKKNKTLYRILIVAAFLVLFAGILFGISQLLAYLNTGADRSTMLHLDLERENYYVPEVLWESIENPGRPLEPANQEKIEQDYLDAWYVKNQALFTGDDAGIYDHYTKSARAKVRELISYNASEDISIESTTLSHHLTLDFYSADGTLAVLTDRNVRGVEQLYKNDEFVLQREFNNDYRIVLLLEDGFWRVRHFELLQTHPIKENKPVISSEIKNLAGLNYYPQDSPWDTFGENFDAAQIAADFKIIQDLQLNTIRIFLSYEDFKISENSNEKMEKLTNLLDQADKADLEVMVTLFDFYGDYGIQDWTLTNAYLKNIVDHMKDHPAVYAWDIKNEPDLDYDSREKRKVNAWLSQTITRLKELDSIHPVTIGWSTAAAAVELEDQVDLVSYHYYQDLEDLSATHQELKSKTKKPIVLQEIGWSSYHGLWNPFGMDEEDQAEKYTEFFTTQKRDSINYLSWTLYDFQEVPSSVAGSRPWRRNKQKYFGLIDVDGEKKPSYSAFLKK from the coding sequence TTGAAAAAGAATAAGACCTTGTATCGCATATTGATCGTGGCTGCTTTTCTGGTACTATTTGCTGGAATCCTATTCGGTATTAGTCAATTGTTGGCCTATTTGAATACGGGCGCAGATCGTTCTACCATGCTGCATCTGGATCTGGAACGAGAAAATTATTATGTGCCTGAGGTGCTTTGGGAATCCATTGAAAACCCAGGAAGACCACTAGAGCCCGCAAATCAGGAAAAAATAGAGCAGGATTATCTCGACGCTTGGTATGTGAAAAATCAGGCGCTATTCACCGGTGATGATGCTGGAATTTATGACCATTATACCAAAAGCGCCAGAGCCAAAGTACGCGAACTCATTTCTTACAATGCAAGCGAAGATATTAGTATTGAATCCACTACCTTAAGTCATCATCTCACGCTTGACTTTTACAGTGCCGACGGTACGTTAGCGGTGTTAACTGATCGTAATGTGCGTGGTGTAGAGCAACTCTATAAAAATGACGAGTTTGTTCTCCAACGAGAATTCAATAATGATTACCGAATCGTTCTACTGTTGGAAGACGGTTTCTGGAGAGTGCGGCATTTTGAATTGTTGCAAACTCATCCTATCAAAGAAAATAAGCCCGTAATTTCAAGTGAGATCAAAAATCTGGCTGGATTAAATTATTACCCACAAGACAGTCCTTGGGACACTTTTGGAGAAAACTTTGATGCCGCACAAATCGCCGCCGATTTTAAAATTATTCAAGACTTACAACTGAATACCATCCGAATTTTCCTGAGCTATGAGGATTTCAAAATCAGTGAAAATTCCAATGAGAAAATGGAAAAGCTTACAAATTTGTTAGATCAAGCAGATAAAGCCGATTTAGAAGTGATGGTCACTTTATTTGACTTTTACGGTGATTATGGAATCCAAGACTGGACTTTGACTAATGCCTACCTTAAAAATATCGTGGATCACATGAAAGATCATCCAGCCGTGTATGCCTGGGACATTAAAAATGAACCTGATCTGGATTATGATTCTCGAGAAAAACGCAAGGTGAATGCCTGGCTCTCACAGACGATCACGAGATTGAAGGAACTAGACTCCATACATCCTGTAACCATAGGCTGGTCAACTGCTGCAGCGGCTGTGGAACTAGAAGATCAAGTAGATCTGGTTTCTTATCACTATTATCAAGATCTGGAAGATTTGTCTGCAACGCATCAAGAACTCAAATCAAAAACCAAAAAACCTATCGTTTTACAAGAAATAGGCTGGTCCAGCTATCATGGCTTGTGGAATCCATTTGGGATGGACGAAGAAGATCAAGCGGAGAAATACACTGAGTTTTTTACAACGCAAAAGAGAGACAGCATCAACTATCTCTCTTGGACTTTATATGATTTTCAAGAAGTTCCTTCTAGCGTTGCGGGTTCACGACCTTGGCGACGCAACAAGCAAAAATATTTTGGACTTATTGATGTCGATGGTGAGAAGAAGCCGAGCTACAGTGCTTTTTTGAAAAAGTAA
- a CDS encoding dolichyl-phosphate beta-glucosyltransferase: MKTGIIIPCYNEANRIDQQAFVDFAISHQDYHLCFVNDGSIDNTNDILEKMQWKSPYNISIVDIKKNAGKAAAVRSGSQYMYGIPEITSIGFIDADLSTDFRDFKDLVKTLHRDEKLMVFGSRNMGTGAGIKRDLMRNLLSKFIKQFIGMILGLPIRDTQCGAKVFKREIVPFVYGKSFLSRWLFDVEIFLRLKKYLGKEKVMKQIVEQPLMRWVHVDDSKLGMKDALKIPFNLTQIWLNYAVTNTGNPVVVDHDFTIAAPTLSTQRTAA; this comes from the coding sequence ATGAAAACTGGAATCATCATACCGTGTTATAACGAAGCGAATAGAATCGACCAACAGGCGTTCGTGGACTTTGCCATTTCTCATCAAGATTATCATTTGTGCTTTGTCAACGATGGTAGTATTGACAATACTAATGACATTCTTGAAAAGATGCAGTGGAAGTCTCCATACAACATCAGCATTGTAGATATCAAGAAAAATGCGGGTAAGGCCGCTGCCGTAAGATCTGGATCTCAATATATGTATGGTATTCCAGAGATCACTTCTATAGGATTTATCGATGCAGATTTATCAACAGACTTTAGAGATTTTAAGGACCTGGTAAAAACCTTGCATCGAGATGAAAAGCTCATGGTTTTTGGATCCAGAAACATGGGAACTGGTGCAGGAATTAAACGTGATCTTATGCGTAATCTCCTCTCAAAATTCATCAAGCAGTTTATAGGAATGATCTTAGGACTTCCTATTAGAGACACGCAATGCGGTGCAAAGGTTTTCAAAAGAGAGATCGTGCCTTTTGTATATGGTAAAAGCTTTTTGAGCAGATGGTTGTTTGATGTTGAGATTTTCCTAAGGTTAAAAAAATACCTAGGAAAGGAAAAGGTCATGAAACAGATTGTTGAACAACCATTAATGAGATGGGTTCATGTGGACGACTCAAAATTAGGAATGAAAGACGCTTTGAAAATCCCATTCAACCTCACTCAAATCTGGTTGAACTATGCAGTTACTAATACAGGAAACCCTGTGGTTGTGGATCACGATTTTACAATAGCAGCACCAACCCTATCTACGCAAAGAACTGCAGCTTAA
- a CDS encoding type I phosphomannose isomerase catalytic subunit, translated as MNIYPIKFEPILQEKIWGGSKLRDVLHKNTDKDNVGESWEISGVEGNISVVKNGDYKGRSLVEMLKTYNKDFVGSKNYERFGDEFPLLIKFLDAKENLSIQVHPDDIIAKKDHGSFGKTEMWYIMDHEEEAEIIVGMKDKTANTEILRTVGRENVYDVFESNRVRKGDAYFIPAGKVHAIGAGVVAAEIQQTSDITYRVYDWDRTDSSGCKRELHLDQSVKSTKEFEEESKKDFEVKANDIANVVECNYFTTNIFEVRHQFDREYSNLDSFVILMCVEGNSKVTINGYTETVQTGETILLPATANTTHFTSNGAKFMEVYIA; from the coding sequence ATGAATATTTATCCTATCAAATTTGAGCCAATTTTACAAGAAAAAATTTGGGGCGGTTCTAAACTGCGAGATGTACTTCACAAGAATACTGATAAAGATAATGTAGGTGAGAGCTGGGAAATATCTGGCGTCGAGGGAAATATTTCTGTTGTGAAAAATGGTGACTACAAAGGACGGTCGTTGGTGGAAATGTTGAAAACCTATAACAAAGATTTTGTAGGTTCTAAGAATTACGAGCGATTTGGTGATGAGTTCCCTTTACTTATCAAATTCCTGGATGCTAAAGAAAACCTCTCCATACAAGTACATCCAGACGACATTATAGCAAAGAAAGATCACGGGTCATTTGGTAAAACAGAGATGTGGTACATCATGGATCACGAAGAAGAAGCTGAAATCATCGTGGGAATGAAAGACAAGACAGCCAATACCGAAATACTGAGAACCGTTGGTAGAGAGAATGTATATGATGTTTTTGAAAGTAATAGAGTGCGTAAGGGTGACGCCTATTTCATTCCTGCAGGAAAAGTTCATGCCATAGGTGCCGGAGTAGTAGCTGCAGAAATCCAACAAACATCAGATATCACTTACCGTGTTTATGACTGGGATCGTACCGATAGCAGTGGTTGTAAAAGAGAATTGCATTTAGATCAGTCTGTGAAATCTACCAAAGAGTTTGAAGAAGAGAGCAAAAAGGACTTTGAGGTAAAAGCAAATGATATTGCTAACGTCGTTGAGTGTAATTATTTCACTACCAATATCTTTGAAGTGCGTCACCAATTTGATCGTGAGTACTCAAATCTCGATTCTTTTGTAATCTTGATGTGTGTAGAAGGAAATTCTAAAGTAACCATCAATGGATATACGGAAACAGTTCAAACCGGTGAAACCATTTTATTGCCGGCTACAGCAAATACGACCCATTTCACTTCAAATGGAGCTAAGTTCATGGAGGTTTATATTGCTTAG
- a CDS encoding acetate/propionate family kinase, producing the protein MNILVINAGSSSIKFQLLELPAERVVCSGMVERIGAVDAILTYETSESQHSETTSIPNHHDGLQRILRLLLDPDKGVVKDISDIDAVGHRVVHGGKEYSDTTLITQQVKEKIAELSALAPLHNPHNLEGIIVAEKLFPDAAQIAVFDTAFHQSIPVKAAKYALPAELFEKHDVQVYGFHGTSHKYVSEKAIQHLGTKSGKVISIHLGNGCSMTAIENGKSIDTSLGFAPSNGLIMGSRSGDVDHAIIFHLVNKLGYHLSDVERMISKESGMLGLTGYSDLRDIQRAAENGDQNCQLALEMNAYRIKKYIGSYAAILNGLDAIIFTAGIGENSSLLRQMVCTNLDFLGVELDRNKNDQRSNDLREIQSAESKVKILVVPTNEELEIAKQAHQLMMKRTI; encoded by the coding sequence ATGAATATATTGGTGATCAACGCTGGAAGTTCTTCAATCAAATTTCAATTACTGGAATTACCTGCAGAACGTGTGGTGTGTTCTGGAATGGTAGAGCGTATAGGCGCAGTGGATGCGATTTTGACCTATGAAACTAGTGAATCGCAACACTCAGAGACGACCTCTATCCCTAATCATCATGATGGTCTGCAAAGAATTTTAAGGCTTTTATTAGATCCAGACAAAGGCGTGGTGAAGGATATTAGTGATATTGACGCAGTAGGACATCGTGTAGTGCATGGCGGTAAGGAATATTCAGACACCACACTTATTACCCAGCAAGTCAAAGAAAAAATAGCGGAGCTTTCTGCGTTGGCACCTCTACACAATCCACATAATTTGGAAGGTATAATAGTGGCCGAAAAGCTTTTCCCTGATGCGGCACAGATTGCAGTTTTTGATACCGCTTTTCATCAGAGCATCCCTGTAAAGGCAGCTAAATATGCATTACCCGCTGAACTTTTTGAAAAGCATGATGTCCAGGTATATGGGTTCCACGGCACTAGTCACAAATATGTCAGTGAAAAAGCGATACAGCATTTAGGAACTAAGTCTGGAAAAGTCATTTCCATCCATCTAGGCAATGGCTGTAGCATGACGGCCATAGAAAACGGAAAAAGTATAGATACCAGTCTTGGATTTGCGCCATCTAACGGCTTGATTATGGGATCACGCAGTGGCGATGTAGATCACGCGATTATTTTTCATTTGGTCAACAAATTAGGTTATCACTTGAGTGATGTGGAGCGCATGATCAGTAAAGAAAGTGGTATGCTAGGATTGACAGGCTACTCAGACTTACGAGACATTCAACGTGCGGCAGAAAATGGTGATCAAAATTGCCAGCTGGCATTAGAAATGAACGCCTACCGCATCAAAAAATACATAGGTAGCTACGCGGCTATTTTGAACGGATTAGACGCAATTATTTTCACGGCAGGAATTGGAGAGAATTCAAGTTTGCTGCGCCAGATGGTTTGTACAAATCTTGACTTTCTTGGAGTTGAACTGGATCGAAATAAAAACGATCAACGATCTAATGACTTACGAGAAATTCAGTCTGCAGAGTCAAAAGTCAAAATTCTAGTCGTTCCTACCAATGAAGAATTGGAAATCGCAAAGCAAGCGCATCAGCTAATGATGAAGCGCACAATTTAG
- the pta gene encoding phosphate acetyltransferase, producing the protein MTNKAIYITTMEPHSGKSIVSLGLMQLLLGKTPKVGYFRPIIDDFAAGEMDNHIKTVITYFNLDLKFEDAYAFTRSEVIRMRNLDLEDGILGGIIEKYKAIEHSYDYVLIEGTSFTGEGSLIEFDINVAIARNLGVPAIILASGTGKSLNDLTGSLRIAYDTFKDKGVEVLSAIANKVAPENIEAVIGDLKRKLPSQVIVNAIPLNPILANPSIKEIVDVLDATVLFGKDYLNNQAGYYSVGAMQLRNYLTHLKSNGLVITPGDRADIILGALQANISANYPSISGIVLTGGLIPEKSIIKLIEGLSAVVPIISVQGGTFNVTNQIGNIKSQIYAENTQKITASIKDFEKHVDVDALVERLITFKTDAITPRMFQFNLLQKAKKHKKHIVLPEGTDERILRATKQLIDIDAVDITLLGDPKQIADKVTRLDLGLDLSKIQVIDPVNSDDFSAFAKALYELRKHKNVNLAMAKDLMEDVSYYGTMMVYQGKADGMVSGAVHTTQHTILPALQFIKTKPDASIVSSVFFMCLEDRVSVYGDCAINPNPTAEQLAEIAISSAATSRAFNIDPKIAMLSYSSGTSGVGEDVERVRKATQLVKELRPDLKVEGPIQYDAAVDMKVGKSKMPDSEVAGQANVFIFPDLNTGNNTYKAVQRETKALAIGPIIQGLNKPVNDLSRGCTVDDIFNTVVVTAIQSQEDF; encoded by the coding sequence ATGACCAATAAAGCCATTTACATTACCACAATGGAACCGCACAGCGGGAAATCTATTGTCTCACTAGGCTTAATGCAGCTGTTGCTGGGCAAAACACCCAAGGTTGGCTACTTCAGGCCCATAATAGACGATTTTGCGGCTGGCGAGATGGACAATCACATCAAGACAGTTATCACTTACTTCAATCTAGATCTCAAATTTGAAGATGCGTATGCCTTCACGCGCAGTGAAGTCATAAGAATGCGCAATCTGGATCTGGAAGATGGGATTCTGGGCGGTATCATAGAAAAATACAAGGCTATCGAGCATAGCTATGATTATGTGCTTATAGAAGGTACTAGTTTTACGGGCGAAGGTTCTTTGATCGAATTTGACATTAACGTCGCTATTGCTAGAAATCTAGGCGTACCCGCCATAATTCTTGCCAGTGGTACTGGAAAATCACTTAATGATTTGACCGGCAGCTTGCGGATTGCTTATGATACTTTTAAAGATAAGGGTGTCGAGGTACTTTCTGCCATTGCCAACAAAGTAGCACCAGAAAATATTGAGGCGGTGATTGGAGATCTTAAAAGAAAGCTGCCATCTCAGGTTATTGTGAATGCCATACCGCTCAATCCTATTTTGGCAAATCCATCTATTAAAGAGATCGTGGATGTGCTGGATGCGACGGTGCTTTTTGGCAAGGACTATCTCAATAATCAGGCTGGTTATTATAGCGTCGGTGCTATGCAGCTGCGCAACTATCTCACGCACCTCAAATCCAATGGGCTGGTCATAACACCTGGCGATCGTGCCGATATTATTCTGGGTGCGCTGCAGGCAAACATCTCGGCAAACTATCCGTCTATTTCTGGAATTGTTTTGACCGGTGGTTTGATTCCTGAAAAGTCTATTATCAAATTGATTGAAGGTTTGAGTGCCGTGGTTCCTATCATCTCTGTTCAAGGCGGCACCTTCAACGTGACCAATCAAATAGGGAACATCAAATCACAGATCTATGCAGAAAACACGCAAAAGATCACGGCATCCATCAAAGATTTTGAAAAGCATGTTGATGTTGATGCTTTGGTAGAGCGATTGATCACTTTCAAAACCGATGCGATCACACCCAGAATGTTTCAGTTTAACCTATTACAAAAGGCCAAAAAACATAAAAAACACATCGTCCTACCAGAAGGAACGGACGAGCGCATCTTGCGAGCTACGAAACAACTTATCGATATTGACGCGGTAGATATCACGCTTTTGGGCGATCCTAAACAAATTGCAGATAAGGTTACTCGCCTTGACTTAGGGCTGGATTTAAGTAAAATACAAGTGATTGATCCAGTGAATAGTGATGATTTTTCCGCTTTCGCGAAAGCGCTATACGAATTAAGAAAGCACAAGAATGTCAATCTTGCGATGGCCAAAGATTTGATGGAAGACGTCTCCTATTACGGCACCATGATGGTCTATCAAGGAAAGGCAGACGGAATGGTATCTGGTGCGGTACACACCACACAGCACACCATCTTGCCAGCGTTGCAGTTTATCAAAACCAAGCCTGATGCATCCATCGTGTCATCCGTATTTTTTATGTGCCTGGAAGATCGAGTATCCGTTTACGGCGACTGTGCCATCAATCCTAACCCAACTGCAGAGCAGCTGGCCGAAATCGCTATTTCATCGGCAGCGACAAGTCGGGCATTCAACATCGATCCTAAAATTGCGATGCTCTCCTACTCTAGCGGTACCTCTGGCGTGGGCGAAGATGTAGAGCGTGTACGCAAAGCAACGCAACTTGTAAAAGAATTACGACCTGACTTAAAAGTAGAAGGACCTATACAGTATGATGCAGCGGTAGATATGAAAGTAGGTAAAAGCAAAATGCCAGACAGCGAGGTTGCTGGACAGGCTAACGTCTTTATTTTTCCAGATTTGAATACTGGTAACAATACGTATAAGGCGGTTCAAAGAGAAACGAAAGCACTCGCCATAGGACCAATCATTCAAGGACTGAATAAACCAGTCAATGATTTAAGTCGTGGCTGCACGGTAGATGATATTTTCAATACGGTAGTCGTGACTGCAATACAGTCACAGGAAGATTTTTAA
- a CDS encoding SLC13 family permease, with protein sequence MTKKKIGLLLGPLLFVLIRWFFRPEGMSDEANAVLASTAWIASWWITEAVPIAVTAFLPIILFPLTGGLSLSETTESYGHKYIFLFIGGFILAIAIERWDLHKRIALNIIKVVGTNVNKIILGFMIATAFLSMWISNTATAVMILPVGIAIVVQLQDNPLTKKNETLIFGKALMLAIAYSASIGGMATLIGTPPNLVLAGVVESTFNTEISFSQWFLFGFPLSIILLFICWVYLTRFAFKFEQKQFPGGRKEIDLQLKSLGKMSYEEKMIAIVFSLTAIAWICRSFLLQQWLPAIDDTIIAIAGAFLMFLIPSKKTKEPLLSWEDAVRLPWGILILFGGGMALALGFETSGLAVWIGNKLTSLEGVSIFLLILFLIASVNFLTEITSNMATTAMLLPIVVTLAAILEIDPYILLVSVTVAASCAFMLPVATPPNAVVFGSGYLSIEDMVKKGVWMNLVSIGVLTLFVYYVLPWLWGLS encoded by the coding sequence ATGACAAAAAAGAAAATCGGGTTACTATTAGGACCGTTATTGTTTGTATTGATTCGCTGGTTTTTTCGACCAGAAGGAATGAGTGACGAGGCTAATGCTGTACTTGCCTCTACTGCCTGGATTGCCAGCTGGTGGATTACTGAGGCTGTGCCTATTGCTGTAACTGCTTTTTTACCCATTATTCTCTTCCCATTAACGGGCGGATTATCACTCTCTGAAACTACAGAATCCTACGGTCACAAATATATTTTTCTTTTTATTGGTGGTTTTATTCTAGCCATTGCCATTGAACGGTGGGATTTGCATAAACGCATAGCCCTTAATATAATAAAAGTCGTAGGTACGAATGTCAACAAAATCATTCTAGGTTTCATGATTGCAACAGCTTTCTTATCCATGTGGATTTCCAATACGGCTACGGCTGTGATGATCCTACCGGTAGGAATAGCCATCGTTGTTCAATTGCAGGACAATCCATTGACTAAAAAGAATGAGACGCTCATTTTTGGAAAAGCATTGATGCTTGCAATCGCTTATAGTGCATCCATTGGAGGTATGGCTACACTAATAGGGACACCTCCTAATCTAGTGTTAGCTGGTGTCGTAGAAAGTACTTTTAATACTGAAATATCATTTTCTCAGTGGTTTCTGTTTGGTTTTCCTTTAAGTATCATCTTGCTGTTTATCTGTTGGGTTTATTTGACAAGATTTGCTTTCAAATTTGAGCAGAAGCAATTTCCTGGAGGTAGAAAAGAGATCGATCTTCAATTGAAATCACTAGGCAAAATGTCGTATGAGGAAAAGATGATTGCCATAGTTTTCTCATTAACCGCAATTGCATGGATTTGTAGGTCCTTTTTATTACAGCAATGGCTACCTGCTATTGATGATACGATTATAGCCATTGCCGGTGCGTTTCTGATGTTTTTGATCCCAAGTAAAAAGACTAAAGAGCCTTTATTGAGTTGGGAAGATGCCGTAAGGTTGCCTTGGGGAATATTGATTCTTTTTGGCGGTGGTATGGCTCTCGCATTAGGTTTTGAAACAAGCGGACTCGCTGTATGGATAGGGAATAAATTGACATCACTAGAAGGGGTTTCTATTTTCCTTTTAATTCTATTCCTTATCGCCTCCGTTAATTTTCTTACAGAAATTACATCTAACATGGCGACCACAGCAATGCTTCTTCCTATAGTAGTTACTCTAGCTGCAATTCTAGAAATAGACCCATATATACTTCTTGTGAGTGTTACTGTGGCCGCTTCATGTGCATTTATGTTACCCGTTGCGACTCCACCTAACGCCGTGGTCTTTGGATCAGGTTACCTTTCTATTGAGGACATGGTAAAAAAAGGGGTTTGGATGAACTTGGTTTCCATTGGTGTGTTGACTTTGTTTGTTTATTATGTGTTGCCTTGGTTGTGGGGTTTATCTTAA